One genomic window of Salvelinus alpinus chromosome 17, SLU_Salpinus.1, whole genome shotgun sequence includes the following:
- the LOC139542451 gene encoding sterile alpha motif domain-containing protein 10-like, translated as MAVDAASSFSFCRPAVEYRALPEDFKHLSRQTGGNLTWHDGRGQKTAGGRTVKLLQQPGTESYQHRSGDSYGIYHTSPTQPSLIRPVVLWTQQDVCRWLKKHCPHNYLTYVEAFSHHAITGRALLRLNGGKLERMGLVQETLRQELLHQVLQLQVQEEERHLQLLSRGGSFGNLS; from the exons CAGCCTCCAGTTTCAGTTTCTGCCGGCCTGCTGTGGAGTATAGGGCACTGCCTGAGGACTTCAAGCACCTGAGTCGACAGACGGGAGGGAACCTCACCTGGCATGACGGGCGTGGTCAGAAAACAGCAGGGGGCCGGACAGTGAAGCTGCTGCAACAGCCTGGGACAGAGAGCTATCAG CATCGTTCAGGTGACTCCTATGGAATCTACCACACCAGCCCCACCCAGCCCAGTCTGATCCGACCTGTGGTGTTATGGACTCAGCAGGACGTCTGCCGATGGTTGAAGAAACACTGTCCTCACAACTACCTGACCTACGTAGAAGCCTTCTCTCATCACGCCATCACAG GCCGTGCTCTGTTGCGTCTGAATGGAGGTAAGTTGGAGAGGATGGGCTTGGTGCAGGAGACACTGAGGCAGGAGCTCCTACATCAGGTGCTTCAACTGCAGGTGCAAGAGGAGGAACGTCATTTGCAGCTCCTTAGCAGAG GTGGCTCTTTTGGGAACCTGTCGTAA
- the LOC139542448 gene encoding SR-related and CTD-associated factor 4-like — protein sequence MASMQDGLNFTSPSYGKVLLLGAIAAASAFVVTILIVVLCVGCQRKGKTHNVSSEGGKHRLMDMSILKQSRLRSISKSDGEMNKLNCNGKKSSKKNRPASMDLLLLPSRRSNSDLRSGGRTLPQVPSGTGEEHTYSEVGQRSSPKRGPDNNLYAIVGRAGETDTPAPPAVPANTPAPPDLDGEGLNEPLPEPDPIPQAMAPPHPPEATAEYACVRKLLKVDKAVPQKRDSGTDMGEAPVPPPRHAPPSHPAPLPPHPHSVKMPRKNAEAFNLPTFPKEAVFMGNGEQYIWKPPEDDDIIMLQNKPLGPLSPHSGENIQPSTAMAAEMYSKPVKKKRAVPGSPPANIGFRTLGRGDRDRDRDGGFSVVVKPQNWAPQEGKPVGGASATLEDHCYESIGTGEECNPAYEPMEGGGGWKRVGGTERPPNTCATLRPRRKKSQQPLQQQQPPPPPPTQQTPKLQHLPAKALLLPGENLYESIGDMKQGGTATSSTTTIFTFNDGMEMYVTGL from the exons ATGGCCTCCATGCAGGACGGGCTGAACTTCACGTCTCCTTCCTACGGCaaggtcctgctgctgggtgctATCGCTGCTGCCTCAGCCTTCGTCGTCACCATCCTCATCGTGGTGCTCTGTGTGGGCTGCCAGAG GAAGGGAAAGACGCATAATGTCTCCAGTGAAGGTGGGAAACACAGGCTGATGGACATG AGTATACTCAAGCAGTCAAGGCTGCGTTCCATCAGCAAGTCGGACGGTGAGATGAACAAGCTAAACTGCAATGGCAAGA AGTCATCCAAAAAGAACCGTCCGGCCAGCATGGACCTCCTGCTGCTGCCTAGCCGCCGGTCCAACTCTGACCTGCGCTCCGGGGGACGGACGCTACCCCAGGTACCCTCTGGTACGGGAGAGGAGCACACCTACTCTGAGGTAGGTCAACGCTCCTCCCCGAAGCGTGGCCCTGATAACAACCTCTACGCCATAGTGGGCAGGGCCGGAGAGACCGACACCCCAGCCCCTCCGGCCGTCCCAGCCAACACCCCTGCCCCCCCCGACCTAGACGGGGAAGGGTTGAATGAACCGCTACCCGAGCCAGATCCCATCCCCCAGGCTATGGCTCCTCCACACCCCCCGGAGGCTACTGCAGAGTACGCCTGCGTCCGGAAGCTCCTGAAGGTGGACAAGGCTGTCCCCCAAAAGAGAGATAGTGGGACAGATATGGGGGAAGCACCGGTGCCGCCTCCTCGCCACGCCCCACCTTCACATCCTGCCCCGCTTCCGCCACACCCTCACAGCGTGAAGATGCCCCGGAAAAACGCGGAGGCCTTCAACCTGCCCACCTTCCCCAAG GAGGCAGTGTTCATGGGTAATGGAGAGCAGTATATATGGAAGCCTCCAGAGGATGATGACATCATCATGCTCCAAAACAAACCCTTAGGCCCTCTGAGTCCTCACAGTGGAGAGAACATACAGCCATCGACTGCTATG GCTGCAGAGATGTACTCCAAACCAGTCAAGAAGAAGAGAGCTGTTCCTGGGTCTCCCCCAGCAAACATTGGCTTCCGTACCTTGGGGCGCGGTGACCGGGACCGGGACCGAGACGGGGGGTTCAGTGTGGTGGTCAAGCCCCAGAACTGGGCCCCGCAGGAAGGGAAGCCTGTCGGAGGAGCCTCTGCAACTCTGGAGGACCACTGTTACGAGTCCATCGGGACGGGGGAGGAATGCAACCCTGCCTATGAGCCTATggaaggtggtggtggttggaAGCGAGTTGGAGGAACCGAACGGCCTCCCAACACCTGCGCCACCCTCAGGCCCAGGAGGAAGAAGTCCCAGCAGCccttgcagcagcagcagcctccccCGCCACCACCCACACAGCAGACCCCCAAGTTACAGCACCTTCCAGCCAAAGCCCTGCTTCTGCCCGGGGAGAACCTGTACGAGAGTATAGGGGACATGAAGCAGGGCGGAACTGCCACTTCCAGCACCACCACCATCTTCACCTTCAACGATGGCATGGAGATGTATGTCACTGGGCTCTAA